In one Drosophila pseudoobscura strain MV-25-SWS-2005 chromosome X, UCI_Dpse_MV25, whole genome shotgun sequence genomic region, the following are encoded:
- the LOC4812906 gene encoding acid sphingomyelinase-like phosphodiesterase 3b, translated as MMTKLSLLLACFCLSLSLSWLPVGQARIGYFWHISDLHLDTIYSTQGDIYRSCWQLERPVSSSSSGSNAANAASEAPGLFGHYNCDSPWSLVESAVKTMKAKQGDNVEFVLWTGDALSHSAQPLSEQKQHEILRNITDLLGRSFSSQFIFPVLGHEDGSGSYQRMGELWRHWLPSEALVTFDQGGYYSIEQTKSRLRIVALNTNFMRLDHDPPDPRASHSLRWPVEYYAEPKASVSSMSAQEEVLAEQQWLWLEEVLTKSRDKLETVYIVGHMPPGVDERHLGPQQHNQLMFTERNNRRYLEMVRRFASVIQGQFFGHLHSDTFRLIYDAQGHPISWMMIAPSIVPRKAGIGSSNNPALRLYKFDTGSGQVLDYTQFWLDLPLANRAQEPLWQPEYNLTHYYALSEISALALHNFAERFTGTDASWFTRYHRANAVRYQSGTPCQGLCMLNHYCAITRLDYDEFRLCLEEEQLPLQGRAAMSALPQSWSCLLAALGALFYGLQRMLWGQSSRRCSSNCRNQRI; from the exons GCTACTTCTGGCACATCAGCGACCTTCACTTGGATACCATCTACTCGACCCAGGGGGACATTTACCGAAGCTGCTGGCAGTTGGAGCGACccgtctccagctccagttcggGCTCCAATGCCGCGAATGCGGCCAGTGAGGCGCCAGGGCTCTTTGGGCACTACAACTGCGACAGTCCCTGGAGCCTGGTGGAGTCCGCCGTGAAGACAATGAAGGCCAAGCAGGGCGACAATGTGGAGTTTGTCCTCTGGACCGGGGATGCCCTCTCGCACTCGGCCCAGCCGCTGTccgagcagaagcagcacGAGATCCTGCGCAACATCACGGATCTCCTCGGACGCAGCTTCTCCTCGCAGTTCATATTCCCCGTTTTGGGGCACGAggacggcagcggcagctacCAAAGGATGGGCGAACTCTGGCGCCACTGGCTGCCTTCGGAAGCACTCGTGACCTTTGACCAGGGCGGCTACTACTCCATCGAGCAGACGAAGAGCCGCCTGCGCATCGTTGCCCTCAACACGAACTTCATGCGCCTGGATCACGACCCCCCAGATCCGAGGGCATCGCACAGCCTGCGCTGGCCAGTCGAGTACTATGCAGAGCCCAAGGCCTCCGTCAGCTCCATGTCCGCCCAGGAGGAGGTGCTGGCCGAGCAGCAGTGGCTCTGGCTGGAGGAGGTGCTCACCAAGTCGCGGGATAAACTGGAAACG GTCTACATCGTGGGTCACATGCCGCCGGGCGTGGACGAGCGTCATCTGGGACCGCAGCAGCACAACCAGTTAATGTTCACGGAGCGCAACAACCGGCGGTATCTGGAGATGGTGCGCCGCTTCGCCTCGGTCATCCAGGGACAGTTCTTCGGCCACCTGCACTCGGACACTTTCCGCCTGATCTACGATGCCCAAG GACACCCCATCTCTTGGATGATGATTGCCCCCTCGATTGTGCCACGGAAGGCGGGCATCGGCTCATCCAATAATCCGGCCCTGCGGCTGTACAAATTCGACACGGGAAGCGGCCAGGTGCTGGACTACACCCAGTTCTGGCTAGACCTGCCACTGGCTAATCGGGCCCAGGAGCCGCTCTGGCAGCCCGAGTACAATCTGACGCACTACTACGCCCTCTCCGAGATCTCCGCCCTGGCGTTGCACAATTTTGCGGAGCGCTTCACGGGCACCGATGCCTCCTGGTTCACCAG ATACCACAGAGCCAATGCCGTGCGATATCAGTCCGGTACGCCCTGCCAGGGCCTGTGCATGCTCAATCATTACTGCGCCATCACGCGCCTGGACTACGACGAGTTCCGGCTGTgcctggaggaggagcagctgccgTTGCAGGGCCGAGCGGCCATGTCCGCGCTTCCACAGTCGTGGAGCTGTCTGCTTGCTGCTCTGGGTGCTCTTTTTTATGGCCTGCAAAGGATGTTGTGGGGGCAGAGCAGCAGGCGATGCAGCAGCAATTGCCGCAACCAGCGAATTTAA
- the Ilp4 gene encoding probable insulin-like peptide 4 isoform X2, with product MNGRFGLSLSFSLSLLLVAATMSQMLQQVQGRRKFCGEALNEALDLICVNGFSRRIKRNHNYSSGAGPGSECPIP from the exons ATGAACGGACGCTTCGGTCTCAGTCTCAGCTTCAGTCTGTCGCTGCTCCTTGTGGCGGCAACCATGTCGCAGATGCTGCAGCAGGTCCAGGGCCGCAGGAAGTTCTGCGGCGAGGCCCTCAACGAGGCGCTTGACCTGATTTGTGTTAATGGCTTCTCACGCAGGATCAAACGcaaccacaatt ACTCAAGTGGTGCAGGCCCCGGATCCGAATGCCCCATCCCGTAA
- the Ilp4 gene encoding probable insulin-like peptide 4 isoform X3: MNGRFGLSLSFSLSLLLVAATMSQMLQQVQGRRKFCGEALNEALDLICVNGFSRRIKRNHNCPGSECPIP; the protein is encoded by the exons ATGAACGGACGCTTCGGTCTCAGTCTCAGCTTCAGTCTGTCGCTGCTCCTTGTGGCGGCAACCATGTCGCAGATGCTGCAGCAGGTCCAGGGCCGCAGGAAGTTCTGCGGCGAGGCCCTCAACGAGGCGCTTGACCTGATTTGTGTTAATGGCTTCTCACGCAGGATCAAACGcaaccacaatt GCCCCGGATCCGAATGCCCCATCCCGTAA
- the Ilp4 gene encoding probable insulin-like peptide 4 isoform X1, with amino-acid sequence MNGRFGLSLSFSLSLLLVAATMSQMLQQVQGRRKFCGEALNEALDLICVNGFSRRIKRNHNLVQAPDPNAPSRKWVALLHKLDGIPGTGTGTDTGAGTATDGKGTPGDGKNGHNLRRHRRRIAHECCRDGCTYEDILEYCA; translated from the exons ATGAACGGACGCTTCGGTCTCAGTCTCAGCTTCAGTCTGTCGCTGCTCCTTGTGGCGGCAACCATGTCGCAGATGCTGCAGCAGGTCCAGGGCCGCAGGAAGTTCTGCGGCGAGGCCCTCAACGAGGCGCTTGACCTGATTTGTGTTAATGGCTTCTCACGCAGGATCAAACGcaaccacaatt TGGTGCAGGCCCCGGATCCGAATGCCCCATCCCGTAAGTGGGTCGCCCTGCTCCACAAATTGGATGGAATCCCGGGAACGGGCACGGGAACGGACACAGGCGCGGGAACAGCAACAGACGGCAAGGGAACACCTGGCGACGGAAAAAATGGACACAACCTGCGGCGTCATCGTCGCCGCATCGCCCACGAGTGCTGCAGGGATGGCTGCACCTACGAGGACATTTTGGAGTACTGCGCCTAA
- the Ilp3 gene encoding probable insulin-like peptide 3 encodes MQQTKSKSLYLVLILVGLVVMGQQTAADMYLCGTELNDALSTMCGRHGYNRMLKRSFDPTDYNDIEGGFGLARMEFDDRSLLHRMLGESAAQLMKTRRRRVGVSDECCLKPCSLGELLNYCAKPPGQYGN; translated from the exons ATGCAGCAGACCAAGTCGAAGAGCTTATACCTCGTCCTAATTCTTGTGGGGCTGGTGGTGATGGGACAGCAGACCGCAGCAGATATGTATCTTTGTGGCACCGAACTGAACGATGCCCTGTCCACCATGTGCGGCCGCCATGGCTATAACCGGATGCTGAAGCGGTCCTTCG ATCCGACGGACTACAATGATATCGAGGGTGGATTCGGATTGGCCAGAATGGAATTTGATGATCGCTCGCTGCTTCATCGAATGCTGGGCGAAAGCGCCGCTCAGCTGATGAAGACACGGCGTCGTCGTGTCGGGGTCTCCGACGAATGCTGCCTGAAGCCGTGCTCACTTGGAGAGCTCCTCAACTACTGTGCCAAGCCGCCTGGGCAGTACGGGAACTAA